The following nucleotide sequence is from Pagrus major chromosome 13, Pma_NU_1.0.
AAAATTTaacctgtaatgtttttttatttctctacaATGAAAGCATGAAGTGTGTTATACAATAATAACATGACtatttctgcaaatggagtctggtgcaTTTGGTGAGGCTGTTTGTGGTTcaacaaaaaggatcttattctTAAAAAAGGTCCGTCTCTGGGGGGATTCTTTCAATAATTTTGTCAAAATCTTAGAACAACAATCTGAGATTGTaagtgacaaaacaaacactttatatGGAcgtatataatgtatatataatgtgtgtgtgagtgtgtgtgtgtgtgtgtgtgtgtgtgtatatatatatgtaaaatgtAGCGATGCCCATATtacccatcatgcctagtgctTGATTGAGGACCTTTAGTTTGTAAGTCTGCTGTTTATGTTCCCGAATGCAAATGTTACTTCTTGTTAGTGTTTTGTCTGGTTAGGACATACAgtagtagggctgggcgatatggccaaaactgttatcacgatatacagtatatttaacaataataatgttgaattgacagttttatattttccttaggacagaacccaaaacaaaccagaaggttaattatggtttataaaatacaattatttattgtcagaatgaataggtgacaaaccaaccaaatggctttatgttaaacactgaataaataaaatgatgaatatgtgcaacaaattgcttgtttcaaacgtgtctcaaacattatagaggtagtatactgaactgaacattgattaaagaaaataaaattaaaaggtaaatgttgaggatgattatgctactgtattctttgaatattgcacattcttgagcttgcaggtagttgttcagttcagctttaatgcctcctgttctTTAAGACCTGATGTGGTTCGGACGTGCGACCAGACCACATATCAGCGGTgacatctctgagctgctcctccaactTTACCCTACACTCTGTATAGagctataaataaagttttgatttgatttgatttgattcttcAACCGTGCTTATAGGCATCATATTTTTAGTGATACAGTACGTAATTGCGCCGGTTATGTATTTGTGACGCTTCGGCTTCTTTTCATATGGggtaatggctgaaaaagcagcGGCAATTGTTGGTTGTcgaactgaagtttgactagtaGAAGCAGTGGGGCTGGGCTGTTGGCTACTTGAGGGGAGGCTGACGCTAGCATGATAGCGCAAACTCATGCTTTCGGAGTACTGTTTGGGACGGtaccttttgagatgatggccgtcctttgtcagacttcaggtagccaaactatttccaaataaccgAAGTGGTATGACCTTTTTTCGGTAcaatttctttgtctttgtcagtttcctcACACTCGGTTTCACTAGTCGGACTGCTCATTTTCTTGTGTCGGCTCGACACACAGGTGGTCACCATCATTCTGAGTTtttgtgagtgggaggggccggaaacatgtatcaaccacatgcatttgtttctctgctgtgcgattggctgttggtgtagtgttttctaggtaAAGGAAAACGGACTCAAGAATAACTatcgaaaataaatgtcataaatttatcATCGTTATCGTGGAAAATTTTACCATGAAAATTATCGAGATCGTTTTATCACCCAGCCACAGGACATAGTTgtttatgttggtaattgtcattttttacagcTTATAGTTTTAACCAGTAGTGAGGTGGCTGTGACATTTCAAGACCACAGCTGTATTTCTTAACTGTGTTTTGGAGTTTTTGCTTCCTATACTGAATGTCATAAAAGGGTTGATATCACTGAGAGCTGCTTCTTGTTCCTCATTCTGTGCTTCTTGTTACAGTATATTAGAAGCTCCAAGAACTGATGAACTCTACTTTCttataactgcagttgtcaatatgaccggatttattgatttaaaaatgaagcacCACGCCACCTGTTGTTTTACAGAGGACTTTACACCTACTGAGGGGCACTGTTGGgtaatgttacttttaaaagtaacttgtgacatcacaagattACTGCCACTAAAAAGTAAATTGATATGTTACTGCCTTATCTACTCAGAAAAGTAACGTGTTAGAGTGCTTTAGAGTTACcaaaaaattacagtaaaaccTCTTTGCAACTCGTCGCGCATGTTGGTTATATTGTCCAGATGGCGTGTAGGcaactgtacatgtacctttgaatgtattgactctactgtcattttgtagccttctttacgGCCCACAGTCGGTAACTCCACAGCCTTATAATAGGAATGACAGatgcaatataacatttacagctctttattttgcttaaaaaatgcaattaatgAACCCGTAAACTGTGAGTGCTTACAGAGAAACgataaaagcacaaatatgATGAAAGTGAAGggcttttttttccaaaaacacaTTCCTACATACAAACGATCGAACTTGCATTTCACCGTGATGTTGTTCTTGTCCTTATCgcccaaaaattcaaaataatgagaatatTTCCAAAGTTAATGCATTGAACTAAAGTTAATGCGTTGGAACTATTGAGAATTGGAACATTACTGTTCTAATTCTCAAAGACAAGAACCTTCACCAGCCGATGACAATGTTGGAGTATCGTGATAGTATCAAATCCGGAGATTAGCATATCATCCCAGGCCctattttaaagatgttttttaaactaCAGTGACAGTGGGGCAGCTCAGTTAGGACAGCGACCTCTGTTGGTTAAGCCCAGTCAGCCCCCTCAGAAGATACTTGAATTCAGGCCTCCAAAGTTGTCAAAATACAACTGTAAGATACCTTAAATTAAATTTGCAGCTGGATTATCAAGACTTCATCATTTAGAGGAGTCACACATTAATAAAAGTTCTGTGTTGCAGCTTGCTGAAAGTTTCAAAGGCCACCACAATAACCTCTTAATGTTGCATCACTCTATCTGACGTAGTGACAACTGAATACCTTGAAGATAAAATCATGACTATAAAACAATGGAGCGAGTGGAAATTCTcagcagtgagagagagaagacagactgaaaactgaCATTCAAACTAGGTATTATTGATCCGCGTATCATGTTTGATCAAACATTTGAacaagaagtttaaaaaaattttaatttaatgatcTTTGGAACCAGCTAGAATAACACTGATGAAAAttggatgaaaatgtaaattgaaCCAAAATTTGCATGAGAGAAAGTATACTGAGCTGAAATTTTCAGTTGAGTACATTTTTTAGATCAATTTTTCAGAAACTGAGCTCTTAACATTGTTGGTTTGTTCTTTCAGGTTGATGGGAAACTTCACCTACAACAGCTTCACTCTCCAGCTGGAAGGGTTAAATGTCTCGAAGGAGTCGGTCTACcctgtctttctcttcttctttttctcctacCTGTTTATAATGGTTGCCAATGTGGGCATTGTTGTTCTAATTTTCAATGACAAGAGCCTTCACCAGCCGATGTATCTCCTTTTTAGCAACCTGCCATTTAATGACATTATTGGGAACTCTATCATGGTGCCTCGTTTGCTTTCAGACATTTTGCTGCCTCCGTCTGAGCGTCTCATCAGTTATTATGAGTGTGTAGTTCAAGCTTTCACTACACATATGTTTGGTACAACTTCTCACACTGTGCTCATGATTATGGCCTTTGACAGATATGTGGCCATCTGTAATCCTCTGCGCTATGCTGCCATAATGACCAACAAAATGGTGATCAAGCTCACAGTTTCTGCCTGGGGAGTGGCCTTTGTTCTGGTTGGGATTCTTCTCGGTCTGACCATACGGCTGAACCGATGCAGGACGATGATCATGAATCCTTACTGTGACAATGCCTCCCTGTTTAAACTCTCCTGTGACAGTGTGTTTATTAATAATGTGTACGGCCTCACTTTCACTGTTGTCCTCTTTACAGCTTCTATAGGTACCATGGTTCTCACTTACACAAAGATTACAGTCATCTGTCTGACCAGCAAGAACAAGTCTTTGAACAGTAAAGCCATGAAGACCTGCAGCACTCATCTGGTTGTGTATTTGATCATGGTGTTCAATGGATTGTCTATCATTACTCTTCATCGTTTCCCTCAGTACTCAGATTACAGAAAACTTTGttctattttgtttcatattatcCCCGGCAGCCTCAACCCCATTATTTATGGTGTGCAGTCAAAAGAGATAAAAAAGTTCTTTTCAAAGAAGACTTTGCAGAATTTCTAACTTCGATACAATGCCtggaaaaatatcaatattcgATACCAGAGGGAAACATTAAACACTGAGGGCATAAAAGATCATTATAAAAAGGCTTGTCtactgtgtgttaagcacaaAATCGTGTACATTAATTTGcctctggaggaggtgggactATGTTGGCACTGCAGTGGTGCTTGTGTCAACATGCTGTCAGAGAAGAGagcaaaaacacagctggtACTGTGATATcgataatgcaaaaaaaaatgagtcttgaaaccattttaaatattcagtatcaatatttcaatacttttgaaaaaacgtatacaaatacattaaatctGTACCCTATTCTACAATACAtacaagattttaaaaagaactTTAAAATCTCAAGAAGCTATCAGTAAATTAACATCAGCTACAAAAATGATGTGGATTCCTTTGATTGGAACATTCTAAACATTTACTCTTTTTTAATGGTATACCATCAAAATTTaacctgtaatgtttttttatttctgtgcaaTGGCTGAAAACATGACGTCACTGTGAGTGCTTACAGAGAAACGTGATGTGACGATGTAACTACAAGTGATGCAAATGACTCGTTTTACTGTCATAACTGGAGCCATtaggtccaataacatttggaaagtctacaAGAGCTGcacaaatgaattatttaatccccattcaagttagctacGCGCTAAACCAGTTAGGTCGGCAGAAGTCTGTAGTGCGCTCGCTTCAAAAGCACATCCAGGCATGTCATACATCTGCAGATGacaattgtttttgtaaatcccTTTTTATTGAtggattcatattttatttgtaaattatatttataattcctctttttattggccattaaaatatcaaataatgaaTTACTTTGTAATTTAGTCTATTGAATATATAATAAGGTGAACCTGATGACGCTGAACGCGAAACGCGTTGTTCCCTTCAATAAATTACTATAGTAAAGTCTATGTCAGTGTGCGgaggatttgtttgtttatcatataataaatacatttgttaaCTAATTTATGAATGCCtatatttattgtacaattaGTTAAATGCCTTATTACTATTTCTGTGACACTTGTTGTCCTCCATAACAATATACGTACAATGGCAGAAACATTAGCTGCTAATTTTGACCATTACACAgcaaacatgaagacaaacacaagtGCTGATGAGCATTTGGTGCAGTAAGTTAGGATTTAACctgttttaatgtaatgtcGGCAGAAAGGCATGGGAGTTCAGTTGTCagatttatatttgttaaaggGTCAGTTTACTCAAATATTAACAGAATACTATATTTTGCCACCTACCCATAGTTGTTAAAGTCGTAGATATCCACCGCTGAGACCTCCACATCAGGAGTGTGGAGCTGCATGGCGTTTGATGTGTGCCACTAAAGAGATCCAAAGATAGATGTGCAAAGTTTCACTTAAAATTGTTTACAACAATACTCATAAAACTAACTGTATATGCAACTAACTGTCAGAATACTGTGTTTATACTGTGTTAATATTTCCAATTCTGAAATGAAAAGACTTGCTCCAACAACACAAACTACAGCTTCATAAACA
It contains:
- the LOC141006694 gene encoding olfactory receptor 8G17-like; protein product: MGNFTYNSFTLQLEGLNVSKESVYPVFLFFFFSYLFIMVANVGIVVLIFNDKSLHQPMYLLFSNLPFNDIIGNSIMVPRLLSDILLPPSERLISYYECVVQAFTTHMFGTTSHTVLMIMAFDRYVAICNPLRYAAIMTNKMVIKLTVSAWGVAFVLVGILLGLTIRLNRCRTMIMNPYCDNASLFKLSCDSVFINNVYGLTFTVVLFTASIGTMVLTYTKITVICLTSKNKSLNSKAMKTCSTHLVVYLIMVFNGLSIITLHRFPQYSDYRKLCSILFHIIPGSLNPIIYGVQSKEIKKFFSKKTLQNF